One window from the genome of Fulvivirga lutea encodes:
- a CDS encoding GNAT family N-acetyltransferase, with protein MEQYLFQSSRIGFRLWSDNDLTPLAQLNADPAVMKYFPSTVNESDTAKWINKQNGDYKKYGYCYYAVDLLDTHELIGFIGLSYKELDTDFSPCTDIGWRLATKFQGKGLATEGAERCLEFGFESLKLKEIVAIAPEVNLPSINVMQKIGMKFECHFEHPQLSDYPDLKKCVLYKSRYQ; from the coding sequence ATGGAACAATACCTATTTCAATCATCACGAATAGGTTTTCGCCTTTGGTCAGATAACGACCTTACTCCCCTCGCCCAATTGAATGCTGATCCTGCGGTTATGAAATATTTTCCTTCTACGGTAAATGAATCCGACACCGCTAAGTGGATAAATAAACAAAATGGCGATTATAAAAAGTATGGCTATTGCTACTATGCAGTGGATCTGTTAGATACGCATGAACTTATAGGTTTCATTGGTTTATCATACAAAGAATTAGACACAGACTTTTCTCCATGTACTGATATTGGTTGGAGGCTAGCCACCAAATTTCAAGGCAAAGGATTGGCCACTGAAGGTGCCGAAAGATGTCTTGAATTTGGGTTTGAGAGTCTTAAACTAAAAGAAATTGTTGCAATTGCCCCTGAGGTAAACTTACCTTCTATTAATGTTATGCAAAAGATTGGGATGAAATTTGAATGCCATTTTGAGCATCCTCAATTAAGTGATTACCCTGATTTGAAAAAGTGTGTTTTATATAAATCTAGATATCAATAA
- a CDS encoding HutD/Ves family protein yields MQIQLHNSFKTTQWSGGTTTELFIFPANADFKSGGFKLRLSTATVEIDESVFTKLPNVNRTLVVLEGQMKLEHTNHHQKLLIPFEMDHFSGNWETISKGKCTDFNLMTKGDISSKVSIIQLKAGEQKLLKLDKGDHFFYNYHQPVKLTYNEQQTIPVKSLTQISLDSDAKEISISSMTNCNIIYVYIDNLN; encoded by the coding sequence ATGCAAATCCAGTTACATAACTCATTCAAAACAACGCAATGGTCGGGCGGCACTACCACGGAGCTTTTCATTTTTCCTGCAAATGCCGACTTCAAGTCTGGAGGTTTTAAATTAAGGCTAAGTACTGCAACTGTTGAAATAGATGAATCTGTATTTACAAAATTGCCAAACGTAAATAGAACACTTGTGGTGTTAGAAGGGCAAATGAAGTTAGAACACACTAATCACCACCAAAAACTTTTAATTCCATTTGAAATGGATCACTTTTCCGGTAATTGGGAAACAATATCTAAAGGTAAGTGTACTGATTTCAATCTGATGACTAAAGGCGATATCAGTAGCAAAGTATCGATCATTCAATTAAAAGCTGGCGAACAAAAATTGCTCAAATTAGATAAAGGAGATCACTTCTTCTATAACTATCATCAACCAGTTAAACTCACTTATAATGAACAACAAACAATTCCGGTTAAATCTCTAACCCAGATTTCACTAGATTCAGATGCCAAAGAAATCTCAATATCTAGCATGACGAATTGCAATATTATTTACGTTTATATAGATAATTTGAATTAA
- a CDS encoding alpha-ketoglutarate-dependent dioxygenase AlkB family protein — MLFDFPHDPKKNLLPFDGEVYYYGKVINQQDADNYFKVLMETLEWRNDEAYIFGKHYVTKRKYGWYGSRPYEYKYSNSIKKALPWTKELKELKNLTEKVTSESYNSCLTNLYHDGSEGMAYHSDGEKDLKPNGAIASLTFGAERKFLFKHIESGETVTTFLEHGSLLVMKGTCQTYWKHRLPLTKKVHSPRVNLTFRTIVE; from the coding sequence ATGTTATTCGATTTTCCACATGACCCGAAAAAGAATCTATTGCCATTCGATGGTGAAGTTTATTACTATGGTAAAGTGATCAATCAACAAGATGCCGACAACTATTTTAAAGTGCTAATGGAAACGCTTGAATGGCGTAATGATGAAGCTTACATTTTTGGCAAACACTATGTAACTAAACGAAAGTATGGCTGGTATGGAAGCAGGCCTTATGAATACAAATATTCAAATAGTATTAAAAAGGCGCTTCCGTGGACTAAAGAATTAAAAGAGTTAAAAAATCTGACAGAAAAGGTTACTAGTGAATCTTACAACTCATGCCTTACAAATCTGTATCACGATGGTTCGGAGGGTATGGCATATCATAGTGATGGCGAAAAAGATTTAAAGCCAAACGGGGCCATTGCTTCATTAACTTTTGGTGCTGAGCGCAAATTTTTATTTAAGCATATAGAATCAGGTGAAACGGTAACGACCTTTCTAGAACATGGGTCATTGCTAGTAATGAAAGGCACCTGCCAAACCTACTGGAAACACCGGCTACCTCTTACTAAAAAAGTGCATTCACCAAGAGTAAACCTTACTTTTAGAACGATAGTTGAATAA
- a CDS encoding B12-binding domain-containing radical SAM protein — protein MLRKLLLITPPFTQLNTPYPATAYLKGFLNTKNIDSYQMDLGIDVINELFTKKNLIKLFEIASKANVDYSDNSQRIIALREEYLAKINDVITFLQGNNHSYARSICTEGYLPQASRFNQLDDLEWAFGNMGMQDKAKHLATLFLEDLSDFIIECIDDNFGFSRYAERLGMSANSFDELHQSLQRKPSFIDQLTLELLEKRIKETQPKLVCFSVPFPGNLYSAFRCAQWIKSFDSNIQTAMGGGFPNTELRSVSDSRVFEYFDFITLDDGEVPIELLVENLETDRNTVELKRTFHLKDGKVFYNNLSSKPDYKQVDLGTPDYSDLHLGKYISFIEIANPMHSLWSDGRWNKLTMAHGCYWGKCTFCDISLDYIKLYEPIAAKILVDRMENLITQTGDTGFHFVDEAAPPALMRELALEIVRRKITVTWWTNIRFEKSFTYDLCQLLKASGCIAVSGGLEVASDRLLKLIDKGVTVEQVAKVTRNFTEAGIMVHAYLMYGYPTQTVQETVDSLEMVRQMFEQGIIQSGFWHQFALTAHSPVGLHPELYGVTPEKEEITFAHNDVQFTDSTGIDHDQFSYGLKKSLFNYMHGLCFEFDLQEWFDFNIPQTTIPEDFILNSLEEEEYQSPQPSAKVIWVGNTPTIDIAKKNKKAKLIFHNNIGITQLSIDNEKVDWVVSILNQAKPESKTPLTLAKVKKSFEEHYDDFEIFWYSKPINTLRKSGLLVI, from the coding sequence ATCTTGAGAAAGCTTCTTTTAATAACTCCACCTTTTACTCAGCTGAATACACCCTATCCGGCAACAGCTTATTTAAAAGGATTTCTAAATACTAAAAATATTGATTCCTATCAGATGGACCTGGGGATTGATGTAATAAATGAGCTTTTCACTAAGAAAAACCTGATTAAGCTATTTGAAATTGCCAGCAAAGCTAACGTTGACTATTCTGATAACTCACAGAGAATCATAGCATTACGGGAAGAATACCTTGCCAAGATTAATGATGTTATCACCTTTTTGCAAGGCAATAATCATTCCTACGCCAGATCAATTTGCACAGAGGGCTATTTGCCACAGGCATCCCGATTTAATCAGTTAGACGATCTTGAATGGGCTTTTGGAAATATGGGTATGCAGGATAAGGCTAAGCACCTGGCTACACTCTTTCTAGAAGATTTATCTGATTTTATTATCGAATGCATTGATGATAATTTCGGTTTTAGCAGATATGCTGAACGGCTGGGAATGAGTGCTAATAGCTTTGATGAATTACATCAAAGCCTACAACGCAAACCAAGTTTTATTGATCAGCTCACATTGGAATTGCTTGAAAAACGCATTAAAGAAACACAACCCAAACTGGTATGTTTTTCTGTTCCTTTCCCGGGTAATTTATACAGTGCGTTCCGTTGTGCCCAATGGATAAAGTCATTTGATTCCAACATTCAAACAGCCATGGGTGGTGGTTTCCCAAATACCGAATTACGCTCTGTTTCTGACTCAAGAGTTTTTGAATACTTCGATTTTATTACGTTAGATGATGGTGAAGTCCCGATTGAATTACTCGTAGAGAATCTGGAAACAGATAGGAATACCGTTGAACTCAAAAGAACTTTTCACTTGAAGGATGGTAAAGTATTTTATAACAACTTATCCTCTAAACCTGATTACAAACAGGTTGATTTGGGCACACCGGATTATTCAGATCTCCATCTAGGCAAGTACATATCATTTATCGAGATCGCTAACCCGATGCACAGCTTGTGGAGTGATGGGCGCTGGAACAAGTTAACTATGGCGCACGGATGCTATTGGGGTAAATGCACCTTTTGCGATATCTCATTAGATTATATAAAACTATATGAGCCTATAGCAGCTAAAATACTTGTTGACAGAATGGAAAATCTTATTACTCAAACAGGTGATACTGGTTTTCACTTTGTTGATGAAGCTGCACCGCCCGCACTTATGCGAGAGTTGGCATTAGAAATAGTAAGAAGGAAAATAACAGTAACCTGGTGGACTAACATTCGTTTTGAAAAAAGCTTCACATACGATTTATGTCAGTTGTTAAAAGCTTCAGGTTGCATAGCCGTTTCAGGAGGGTTAGAAGTAGCTTCAGATAGGTTGCTAAAGCTGATAGATAAAGGTGTGACGGTAGAGCAAGTAGCTAAAGTAACTAGAAATTTTACAGAAGCAGGTATTATGGTGCATGCCTACTTGATGTATGGTTACCCTACTCAAACTGTTCAAGAAACTGTTGACAGTTTGGAAATGGTAAGACAAATGTTTGAGCAAGGAATTATTCAATCTGGGTTTTGGCATCAATTTGCTTTAACTGCACATAGCCCTGTTGGGCTACATCCTGAGTTATATGGAGTTACTCCTGAAAAAGAGGAAATAACATTTGCCCATAACGATGTTCAATTCACTGATTCCACCGGAATAGATCATGACCAATTTAGTTACGGATTGAAAAAGTCCTTATTCAATTACATGCATGGCCTTTGTTTTGAATTTGACTTGCAGGAGTGGTTTGATTTTAACATTCCACAAACGACAATTCCTGAAGATTTTATTCTAAATAGCCTGGAAGAGGAAGAATACCAATCTCCTCAGCCGTCTGCCAAAGTAATTTGGGTTGGTAATACGCCTACAATAGATATTGCCAAGAAAAACAAAAAGGCAAAGCTTATTTTCCATAATAATATAGGTATTACTCAGTTGAGCATCGATAATGAAAAAGTAGATTGGGTTGTTAGTATTCTCAATCAAGCCAAGCCAGAATCAAAAACACCTTTGACGCTAGCAAAGGTTAAAAAGTCTTTTGAGGAGCATTATGATGACTTCGAAATATTTTGGTATTCGAAACCAATCAATACGTTGAGAAAATCAGGGTTGTTAGTCATTTAA
- a CDS encoding Crp/Fnr family transcriptional regulator — translation MNEKSNLWFFEEVDLFNVLCPHKTAGLQDKHEFTTYKKNEFIYFADEQAKYIYMIAEGRVKIGHYSDDGKEIVKAILGAGEIFGELALTGEERRADFAQAMDDNTNVCPVSIDEMRGLMADNKELSFKIYKLIGLRIRKLERKVESLVFKDARTRVIEFLKDAAAWKGKKVGFETMIPTKLTHKDIANLTGTSRQTVTTILNELKEANLINFDRRKILIRDLEQLK, via the coding sequence ATGAATGAAAAATCCAACCTTTGGTTTTTTGAAGAGGTAGACCTATTTAATGTATTATGTCCACATAAAACTGCAGGCCTACAGGATAAGCATGAGTTTACAACATACAAAAAGAATGAGTTTATCTATTTTGCTGATGAGCAGGCAAAATATATTTACATGATTGCCGAAGGGCGTGTTAAAATAGGTCATTACTCTGATGACGGTAAGGAGATTGTGAAAGCCATTTTAGGCGCAGGTGAAATTTTTGGTGAGTTGGCCCTTACTGGTGAAGAGCGCAGAGCCGATTTTGCCCAAGCCATGGATGATAATACCAACGTGTGCCCAGTAAGTATTGATGAAATGCGTGGGCTTATGGCCGATAATAAAGAGCTGAGCTTTAAAATTTACAAGCTTATTGGTTTACGCATCAGAAAGCTCGAAAGAAAAGTGGAGTCGCTTGTATTTAAAGATGCCAGAACAAGAGTAATAGAATTCTTGAAAGATGCGGCAGCGTGGAAGGGCAAAAAAGTAGGCTTCGAAACAATGATCCCTACTAAACTTACTCACAAGGATATCGCTAATCTAACCGGTACTTCAAGGCAAACCGTTACAACCATTCTTAATGAATTAAAGGAGGCCAATCTTATTAATTTCGATAGAAGAAAGATTCTAATTAGGGATTTGGAGCAACTGAAATAA
- a CDS encoding MOSC domain-containing protein, whose amino-acid sequence MKLSRIIIYPIKSLGGIELQSSLVTERGLKYDRRFMLVDDNNKFLTIRQHKEFLFFTVELTDDGFVVKNKESDESINVPFDITEGQKVPVRIWDDSVDGIVAADSINKWFSSQLKMSCRLVYLPDESPRRVQPDWVKQENHVSLADAYPYLIVGESSVSDLNNKIEEDITYQRFRPNLIFSGGQPYDEFLWKEIIIGETTFQCIKPCTRCIVTTMNPETAEIGKEPLKTLFKQKINDKMVFGENSVLLSGQEVRVGDDISVTSKKQDPYESIE is encoded by the coding sequence ATGAAATTATCACGCATTATTATCTATCCCATTAAATCTTTAGGTGGCATTGAACTTCAAAGCTCTTTAGTTACTGAAAGAGGTTTAAAGTACGATAGAAGATTCATGTTGGTAGATGATAATAACAAGTTCTTAACCATCAGACAGCATAAAGAGTTCTTGTTTTTTACTGTTGAATTAACTGATGACGGCTTTGTTGTTAAAAACAAGGAATCTGATGAGTCGATTAATGTGCCTTTTGATATTACAGAAGGCCAAAAAGTGCCAGTTAGAATTTGGGATGATTCAGTTGATGGGATTGTAGCTGCAGACTCGATAAATAAATGGTTTTCATCACAATTGAAAATGTCATGCCGGCTGGTTTATTTGCCAGACGAATCTCCAAGAAGAGTACAACCTGATTGGGTAAAACAGGAAAATCACGTGAGTCTGGCAGATGCATATCCTTATTTAATTGTTGGTGAATCTTCGGTTTCAGACTTAAATAATAAAATCGAAGAAGATATAACTTATCAACGTTTTAGACCTAATTTGATATTTAGTGGAGGCCAACCTTATGACGAATTTTTATGGAAAGAAATCATCATTGGTGAAACTACATTTCAATGTATTAAGCCTTGTACACGTTGTATTGTAACTACTATGAATCCTGAAACCGCTGAAATAGGGAAGGAACCCTTGAAAACGCTCTTCAAGCAAAAGATAAATGATAAGATGGTTTTCGGAGAAAATTCTGTTTTACTTTCGGGGCAAGAGGTGCGAGTTGGTGATGATATCTCGGTGACCTCTAAAAAACAAGACCCTTATGAGAGTATTGAATAA
- a CDS encoding CopD family protein, with protein MSYLYIKALHLIFVVTWFAGLFYIVRIFIYQTEASQKAEPEKSILEKEYQKNAKLLWYAITWPSAILTLIFGSLLLFVYRFDYLTQGFMHIKLALVVLLYIYQFICHGIFKNQQRGIYKRTSIQLRIWNEVATILLVGIVFIIVLKSALSLVWGIIGLICFSVLIMAAVRLVKNIREKK; from the coding sequence ATGTCATATCTATACATAAAGGCATTACATTTAATTTTTGTTGTCACCTGGTTTGCGGGTTTGTTCTACATTGTAAGAATCTTTATTTATCAAACCGAGGCAAGTCAAAAAGCAGAACCTGAAAAATCCATACTTGAAAAGGAGTATCAGAAGAATGCAAAATTACTTTGGTATGCTATTACCTGGCCTTCCGCCATTTTAACCTTGATTTTTGGTTCTCTTTTATTATTCGTTTATAGATTTGATTACCTCACCCAAGGATTTATGCATATCAAATTAGCATTGGTAGTTCTTCTCTATATATATCAGTTTATATGCCATGGGATATTCAAAAATCAACAAAGAGGTATTTATAAACGCACCTCAATACAGCTAAGAATATGGAACGAAGTGGCTACTATTCTGTTAGTAGGTATAGTATTTATTATAGTTCTAAAAAGTGCCCTAAGCCTTGTTTGGGGGATTATTGGGCTTATTTGTTTTAGTGTTTTAATTATGGCAGCCGTAAGGTTGGTTAAAAATATTCGAGAGAAAAAATGA
- a CDS encoding SCO family protein: MKYIWVAIIGLSLLACEKEENRLKIYGRSEVTDAGDTIYHKIADFKFVNQDSNWVTQDTFKDKIYVADFFFTSCPTICPIMKTQMLRVYDKIENNPEVMILSHSIDPKHDTVAVLKEFADRLGVTSDKWHFVTGNKEDIFKVGQTSYMVSASEDPTAPGGYLHSGAFILIDKERRVRGLYDGTKPEAVDKLMNDIDRLLKEYEK; encoded by the coding sequence ATGAAATATATCTGGGTGGCAATAATTGGCTTATCGCTTTTGGCTTGTGAAAAGGAGGAGAACCGCTTGAAAATCTATGGTAGGAGCGAGGTCACGGATGCTGGTGATACTATTTACCACAAAATAGCTGATTTTAAATTTGTAAATCAGGATAGCAATTGGGTGACACAAGATACTTTCAAAGACAAGATTTATGTGGCTGATTTTTTCTTCACCTCTTGTCCAACTATTTGCCCAATAATGAAAACTCAAATGTTGCGTGTGTATGATAAAATTGAGAATAATCCGGAGGTAATGATTTTATCGCACAGTATTGACCCAAAACATGATACGGTGGCTGTTCTAAAAGAATTTGCTGATCGCTTGGGTGTTACATCTGATAAATGGCATTTTGTAACGGGTAATAAGGAAGATATTTTTAAAGTAGGGCAGACAAGTTATATGGTTAGTGCAAGTGAAGATCCAACAGCACCTGGTGGATACTTACACAGCGGAGCCTTTATATTAATAGATAAAGAAAGGAGAGTTAGAGGTTTGTATGATGGGACTAAACCTGAAGCGGTTGATAAATTGATGAATGATATTGACAGACTTTTAAAAGAATATGAAAAGTAA
- a CDS encoding c-type cytochrome, with protein MKSKLFLLIFLVAGCTGKKGSENASASQNVKFEQYLVEGQQLYQIHCANCHQLNGEGLAKLYPPLAKSDYLMADINRAICIQKNGQQGEIIVNGVTFNQPMPGIGTLTNLEIAELTTYITNSWGNEHRMVSIKEVESALKSCE; from the coding sequence ATGAAAAGTAAGTTATTCTTATTAATATTTCTTGTAGCAGGTTGCACCGGAAAGAAGGGCTCTGAAAATGCCTCTGCTTCTCAAAATGTGAAGTTTGAACAATACTTGGTGGAAGGGCAGCAGTTGTATCAAATTCATTGTGCTAACTGCCATCAGTTAAACGGGGAAGGCTTGGCCAAATTATATCCACCATTAGCTAAGTCTGATTATTTAATGGCTGACATTAATAGGGCAATTTGTATTCAGAAAAACGGACAGCAAGGCGAGATAATTGTCAATGGAGTTACATTCAACCAACCAATGCCGGGTATTGGCACACTCACTAACCTCGAAATTGCCGAACTGACTACCTACATCACTAATAGTTGGGGCAATGAGCATCGTATGGTTTCTATTAAAGAAGTAGAAAGTGCGCTGAAAAGCTGCGAGTAA
- a CDS encoding DUF2141 domain-containing protein, giving the protein MISLSFLQPAVTEQASLSITINKVESQKGNLIVALFNNEERFLEEDFLNQQISVAGKNEFTVTFNNIPKGKYAVSIIHDENENGVLDTNFVGIPTESFGFSNNKMGRFGPPSFEDCGIELNDHQEIVIDLRKML; this is encoded by the coding sequence ATGATTTCGCTATCGTTTCTTCAACCCGCTGTAACGGAACAGGCAAGCTTATCCATAACGATTAACAAGGTTGAATCACAAAAGGGAAACTTAATTGTAGCGCTATTCAACAATGAAGAAAGGTTCTTGGAGGAGGACTTTTTAAATCAACAGATTTCAGTAGCCGGCAAAAATGAGTTTACAGTAACTTTCAATAATATTCCTAAAGGCAAGTATGCGGTAAGTATCATTCACGATGAAAATGAAAATGGTGTTTTAGATACGAACTTTGTGGGCATACCTACTGAAAGCTTTGGTTTTTCAAATAACAAAATGGGCCGTTTCGGACCGCCTTCATTTGAAGATTGTGGAATTGAACTAAACGATCATCAGGAAATAGTTATCGACCTGAGGAAGATGTTGTGA
- a CDS encoding OmpA family protein gives MLCLILFTGMEQIAVGQADTVDYSKTKRIIENLSDPAAVEYAPSISADGKTIIFEANKGGSYKLFESKFINDDWQLPEPIENVNNFGDSTDLIGGPSISFDGNTLYFFASIGFGNSSDIYYSTRDKSGWSVPQTIGAAINTDGYEAFPSISADGKYLYFVRQNMEGPQSRDLKRYEGFCSSIWRAERNANGEWGTPRKLPYPINLDCEKAPRIMADGKTLIFSSNRPGGQGDYDMYQSTFTPLGEWSRPVPLTYANSAASDQLPTIAAQGDLMYFVYNNQDIYSVVIPPDLRQFVNNIIQGKITDADTDQGIAAKIIVRDALTSSIISEIDNNPEDGAYTVVLAAGKYYNIEVVKEGYSSFIQSFDLRKVTTYQESEVNIELFQNAFLDVAVSDAELFEGLVADVQVKRDGASTFFKTVKTRLPNGTTQIALPIGSNYEFYVSAPNFKSELFTLDLSNLVLYRNFEKEIPLVPEKKEVMINVADLVNNSRVKSKIILRNKDRDERIEVDGNNMVSLRVGDRYEIEATSDQGYAFNSTTLEVGKNSQGVDLKLLKLEQNAKLELKDILFESNSATLSDISYIELERVIKLMNENPTLRVEVAAHTDDVGSDSYNKILSNKRANSVVTFLEENKIAENRFEYNGYGESQPKVANDSDENRAKNRRVELIVIGI, from the coding sequence ATGCTATGCCTTATCCTTTTTACGGGCATGGAACAAATTGCTGTAGGTCAAGCAGATACTGTCGACTACTCAAAAACAAAGCGGATTATAGAAAACCTCAGTGACCCTGCAGCAGTTGAGTATGCTCCGTCAATTTCTGCTGATGGAAAAACAATCATCTTTGAAGCTAACAAAGGTGGCAGCTACAAGCTGTTTGAGTCTAAATTTATAAATGATGATTGGCAACTTCCTGAACCCATCGAAAACGTAAATAACTTTGGGGACTCCACTGACTTGATAGGGGGACCTAGTATAAGTTTTGATGGCAATACCCTTTATTTCTTTGCATCTATTGGTTTTGGTAACAGTTCTGATATCTATTATTCCACAAGAGATAAATCCGGTTGGAGTGTACCACAAACTATTGGGGCAGCTATCAACACGGATGGCTACGAAGCCTTTCCTTCTATTTCTGCGGATGGTAAATACTTATATTTTGTAAGGCAAAACATGGAAGGTCCGCAATCTCGAGACCTAAAGAGATATGAAGGCTTTTGTTCTTCAATTTGGAGAGCAGAACGGAATGCAAACGGAGAGTGGGGTACACCTAGAAAATTACCTTACCCAATCAATCTGGATTGTGAAAAAGCACCTAGAATTATGGCTGATGGTAAAACCCTTATCTTTTCATCTAACAGGCCGGGTGGGCAAGGAGATTATGATATGTACCAATCAACTTTTACTCCATTAGGAGAGTGGTCTAGACCGGTGCCATTAACTTATGCCAATTCTGCTGCGAGCGATCAGCTACCAACCATAGCCGCCCAAGGAGATTTGATGTATTTTGTATATAACAATCAGGATATTTATTCAGTGGTCATCCCACCAGACTTACGCCAGTTTGTGAATAACATTATTCAAGGGAAAATTACGGATGCTGACACTGATCAGGGCATAGCAGCTAAAATTATTGTTAGGGATGCGTTAACGTCCAGTATCATTTCCGAAATAGATAATAACCCTGAAGACGGTGCTTATACTGTAGTATTAGCAGCAGGAAAGTACTACAACATCGAGGTGGTAAAAGAAGGTTATTCGAGTTTCATTCAATCTTTTGACTTGAGAAAGGTCACCACTTACCAAGAGAGTGAAGTAAATATTGAGTTATTTCAAAATGCTTTTTTAGATGTGGCTGTTAGTGATGCTGAATTATTTGAAGGGTTGGTGGCTGATGTGCAGGTAAAAAGAGACGGTGCCTCCACCTTCTTTAAAACGGTAAAAACAAGGTTGCCAAATGGCACAACACAAATAGCCTTGCCAATTGGTTCTAACTATGAGTTTTACGTATCCGCACCTAATTTTAAAAGTGAGCTTTTCACGCTTGACTTATCCAACCTGGTGCTTTACCGAAACTTTGAAAAAGAGATCCCACTTGTACCTGAGAAAAAAGAGGTAATGATCAATGTGGCAGACCTTGTGAACAACTCCAGAGTAAAATCAAAAATTATTCTTAGAAATAAAGATAGAGATGAGCGGATTGAAGTAGATGGAAACAACATGGTTTCGCTTCGTGTGGGTGATAGATATGAAATTGAAGCCACCAGTGATCAGGGATATGCCTTTAACTCAACCACATTGGAAGTTGGTAAAAACTCTCAGGGTGTAGACCTGAAACTTTTGAAGCTAGAGCAAAATGCTAAGTTAGAATTGAAGGATATTTTGTTTGAGTCAAACTCTGCAACCCTATCAGACATCTCATATATTGAGTTGGAGCGTGTAATCAAACTGATGAATGAAAACCCAACATTGAGGGTTGAAGTTGCTGCTCATACAGATGACGTAGGTTCCGATTCTTATAACAAAATCTTATCTAACAAGCGTGCCAATAGCGTTGTCACCTTTTTGGAGGAAAACAAGATTGCCGAAAATCGTTTTGAGTATAATGGGTATGGCGAATCTCAACCAAAAGTAGCCAATGACTCTGATGAGAACCGAGCTAAAAACAGACGTGTTGAATTAATAGTAATAGGAATATGA